The genomic stretch AGTTAGGGACCGTCAACATAGTGACAAATCAAATTGTTCTAATTTCAATAGCTCTCATAAACGTTACTCCTAAAACTTTAAACTGGTTCTAGCTAACCCGATGGCATAGACAAACATTGCACACACTTTATTTTTGTTGATTTACATCTCGCactattttaaatgatttattacaatatttgaatttcaatagctccttggtcatgtgacctactgacttcaaacaaggttcagaatgtccactgaataaccttctatattgcacaccctttagtttgtccatttccATCTCACACGTTTCCATTCATTGCACGTCACTAATTAGATGAGGCATTTGACTACCTCAAGAGACTCTTCATTATGTCCAGCCGTTTATCCCGGCTTCATCCAATTAACTCACTTTGACATGAGGGGGTCACAGCCACCCCGAAGGTGGTATGAGTGCGACCACAAAGGGTACCATACTACGGTCAGACATCATCAAATTGACATCCATACTTATAGGCTTGAGGACCAAATACCCCTCGTGGTATCTAGCGGGACCGTCAACCGGGTGTTCGGAAGAAGCAACAGAAAATAATCATCCCCTTTCAATCATTTGCTTGCCTTAGTCTGCCCTCTGGGACAGAACCATAGGAGCCACCTTTACCAGCGCTTCATTACTATTCCTCACAGTCACACGGGGGGTCACAGTCACACGAGGGGGGGATCACAGTCACATGAGGGGTGGGGGGTCACATGAGGGGGGTCAGTCAcatgagggggtgggggggtcacAGTCACACGAGGGGGGTCACAGTCACatgagggggggaggggggtcacaGTCACATGAGGGGGGTCACAGTCACATGAGGGGAGGGGGTCACAGTCatatgagggggggggggtcacagtCACacgagggggggggagggggtcaCAGTCACacgaggggggagggggaggggggtcacAGTCACACGA from Oncorhynchus keta strain PuntledgeMale-10-30-2019 chromosome 24, Oket_V2, whole genome shotgun sequence encodes the following:
- the LOC127911263 gene encoding small proline-rich protein 2H-like, giving the protein MGGPPHGLEPPYPVTVTPPCSPELQKDHCDCDPLPSCDCDPPPPPPSCDCDPLPPPRVTVTPPPSYDCDPLPSCDCDPPHVTVTPLPPSCDCDPPRVTVTPPPPHVTDPPHVTPHPSCDCDPPLV